One Candidatus Hydrogenedentota bacterium DNA window includes the following coding sequences:
- a CDS encoding DUF1559 domain-containing protein, giving the protein VRRNLAESSEWQEALVREQHALALLDVLEPEAPSRDLSAAILDRLHKVAVPDQRPSSFQRYAIRLAALAATILIITAAVLPMVSRSREAARRASSTNNLKQLGMVFKMYANESKGEVYPPLSPYEGVWMFDIASVYPKYLSDLSILVNPSLPDAGKLVDELKRLASTQPIDWEAMTRIAARSYTYTGYAADSVEEVRAIAEDRRRMASLDMKSEVDASGKPVYRLREGVERFFISDINNPAASANAQSSIPVLVESVDYKSRQREFTGANVLYMDGHVGFVKENEAFPVLESVREILTQTN; this is encoded by the coding sequence GTCCGCCGAAACCTGGCGGAGTCTTCCGAATGGCAGGAGGCGCTTGTCCGCGAGCAACACGCCCTCGCTCTCCTCGACGTGCTTGAACCCGAGGCTCCCTCGCGCGATCTTTCCGCCGCCATCTTGGATCGTCTCCACAAGGTAGCAGTGCCCGACCAGAGACCGTCGTCATTCCAGCGGTATGCAATCCGATTGGCGGCCCTTGCGGCCACGATTCTAATCATTACGGCCGCAGTGCTTCCGATGGTGAGCCGTTCACGTGAAGCCGCCAGAAGAGCAAGCAGCACGAATAACCTGAAGCAGTTGGGCATGGTGTTCAAGATGTATGCCAACGAATCGAAAGGAGAAGTGTATCCGCCCTTGTCCCCCTATGAAGGTGTATGGATGTTTGATATCGCTTCCGTCTACCCCAAGTACCTCAGCGACCTATCCATTCTGGTCAATCCGTCGCTTCCAGATGCAGGAAAACTTGTGGATGAACTCAAGCGTCTGGCCAGTACGCAGCCGATCGATTGGGAAGCGATGACGCGAATAGCCGCACGCAGCTACACGTATACGGGTTATGCGGCCGATTCCGTCGAAGAGGTTCGCGCCATTGCCGAGGACCGGCGGCGCATGGCAAGCCTTGACATGAAGAGCGAGGTGGATGCCTCCGGCAAACCGGTGTACCGTTTACGGGAAGGGGTTGAACGCTTCTTCATTAGCGATATAAACAACCCCGCAGCTTCGGCTAATGCGCAATCGTCTATACCCGTCCTCGTAGAATCCGTCGACTATAAGTCCAGACAGAGGGAATTTACCGGGGCAAATGTTCTGTATATGGATGGACACGTTGGTTTTGTCAAGGAGAACGAGGCATTCCCTGTCTTGGAGAGTGTCCGTGAAATTCTCACTCAGACCAATTGA